In Cotesia glomerata isolate CgM1 linkage group LG1, MPM_Cglom_v2.3, whole genome shotgun sequence, one genomic interval encodes:
- the LOC123269199 gene encoding uncharacterized protein LOC123269199 → MLKKSFFKWSIIYLFIFLLAYFINVTDGDSNGYNENNKQTEKSKPCGDYLTSSRGIISTPNFPRQFSVPIKCRWVIDATEIRMSSTNSDNTTIVVYLTQLYVYKGLRFTEYAYYDSPESTNFGAIILKDVTEGNVFDNITLETNRPFLVIEFELERLEGNHIRVLHDLLDVYGFNITYEITSPEEINTDSCSVKNCSFAGNCIVDTSFSEFKCLCFNEFSGKGCSNGPLCNSDNNINVNHRNSICHNGGTCSHIGAEFVKCHCRSGYTGNYCEIPIIADTSEMIVTNPNQECQEGTSWCILQCPYYENDHDNRPCNHCKRQLISNYYNRARFEFQIKLLNTSSLRGNFPSSSQVNTLELFLKKQLTKYLKNNIDITIMEDLKIKNITPSGEVILSFFGLSTESDKIRDALNRLVQRRRLNDLILESTHLTFQQKPSLRIKLLEIMNNPKNVNHVRLGDELYLRCVVQGSSAMKYFWYKDEMLVNTSKSVRGIELQKELIDDAYIITLLITKTTLLDAGYYTCQAIDGEIQQCKSIYISVKDEPPNVKILPMSATIEKGNNIQLMCITAPNKESLEIGFGWTKNRALLKLEPGHQVWEDLYPAGSILKIMNAQKSAIYTCNVAHRSMSVRIDVINRTLVPICTKETAWGMRWLDTGPGSAALLECPRHFIGEKVSRLCAMKDATTPMWQTPDFSQCLYQPLIYPYNQFRSLTLGYQNTSTHNTIISIWKIFNSRELALYPGEGDGIVNILAEIEHYSMNKKQITNMHESAETFMHIINRILVNENSILRRQLLMQQLIQRNVQNWAKKTTQPTHLALSSMVIDIQPFYVVTVLSTLIIETKFLLQIPTEDYTYPYWYNDKVEIRIIKQSRGRRSEESKLFTNQTSLLNGAVILYRNITSFLPNAFVKELEDGTDLEYHFNSRVISVTIVGQESSNKKQNIDISTSKVEIVLTLGHLQQNQSLLKRWNVSCGVEDLSTGSWDLDSCITLIASNDQAETQCICSNPGTFAVFLTTRAVKVVDAKSKPSTFIVLLGCSSCLLQCTMSSIILSVILWKRPTWLNFLKLQTSSALIGAMSIFVYATCNTVPEIEFARTAVTLEAFLLIGMAAPISQALIVYADITYNRRRQLSRHFQPTVIGVITGLPILCILTTELTHNTSTGRRHESWWLIFGGGVYSIFVSCVATMLLIFMLLYTGVLHRAHVLTENVENVSGGGGIVVMKNKFLQQRVRIIHHAAIIICNLILVEVASMFYINYTTEFYHYLFASVSAFFGFGMLILNIGSSEVELLAPIFQQVICRKNDEKEMTTTTTMITFSDTVKVHTKIPVESAESIPVASVSTGAGVFRLPPTTYMRTRGVVTAGNVQHANEMNDEQFSNNLGHPASSTIRRDIFLPEIRVNYSDNINLETYSTSPRKYQESLTNTFHSIPSSMPPPPPEFYHTDSSYNRENDNSTSFSGDQLVTAGDSIDRRRSNPQQADRSSECIAKVLCNADIESRINMTMMMPDVTLAAATTATSSSVDNLVEEKCVDEYTVNVPDIASTSEQQQQKRIRSTSIIEEENPEITITDCDNTASNTITGVGMLDRISHDLDYLLNR, encoded by the exons atgttgaaaaaatcattcttTAAATGgagcattatttatttatttatatttctactTGCGTATTTTATTAACGTAACTGATGGAGATAGCAATGGctacaatgaaaataataaacaaactgAAAAATCAAAACCCTGCGGAGATTATTTGACGTCGTCACGAGGAATAATTAGTACACCGAATTTTCCTCGACAATTTAGTGTTCCTATAAAGTGTCGTTGGGTGATTGATGCTACAGAAATTCGAATGTCCAGCACCAATAGTGACAACACAACTATTGTGGTCTATCTTACTCAACTCTACGTATACAAAGGTCTTAGATTCACGGAGTATGCCTACTATGATTCTCCAGAAAGTACTAACTTTGGTgcgattattttaaaagacgTAACAGAAGGTAATGTTTTTGACAATATAACACTGGAAACAAACAGACCTTTTCTTGTTATCGAATTCGAGCTTGAAAGACTCGAAGGCAACCACATCCGAGTTCTCCATGATTTGCTGGATGTGTATGGATTTAATATAACATATGAGATAACTTCtcctgaagaaataaatactGATTCTTGTTCCgttaaaaattgttcttttGCTGGTAATTGCATTGTTGACACCAGTTTCAG tGAATTCAAGTGTCTCTGCTTCAATGAATTCAGCGGAAAAGGTTGTTCGAACGGACCTCTCTGTAATAGTGACAACAATATAAATGTCAATCATCGAAACTCGATTTGCCATAATGGAGGAACTTGCAGTCATATAGGTGCTGAATTTGTAAAATGTCATTGTAGATCCGGCTACACCGGTAATTATTGCGAAATACCGATTATTGCTGACACGTCAGAAATGATAGTAACGAATCCAAATCAAG aatGTCAAGAAGGCACTTCTTGGTGTATTTTGCAATGTCCGTACTATGAAAATGATCATGACAACCGACCCTGTAATCATTGTAAGCGacaattaatttctaattattata ATCGTGCAAGATTTGAattccaaataaaattattaaacactTCTTCACTTCGAGGAAATTTCCCATCTTCTTCACAAGTCAACACTCTAGAGCTTTTCTTGAAGAAACAA CTTAccaagtatttaaaaaataacattgacATAACAATCATGgaagatttgaaaattaaaaatataac acCATCAGGCGAAGTAATACTTAGCTTCTTTGGACTTTCAACGGAGAGTGATAAAATCCGAGATGCTCTAAATCGTCTCGTTCAGCGGAGACGTCTCAATGACTTGATTTTAGAATCCACACACCTGACCTTTCAGCAAAAGCCGTCTCTGCGAATAAag ttgctagaaataatgaacaatccaaaaaatgtcaatcatGTACGCTTAGGAGACGAGTTATATTTGAGATGCGTTGTACAAGGAAGTTCTGCAATGAAGTATTTCTGGTATAAAGACGAGATGTTGGTCAACACCAGCAAATCCGTCAg GGGAATCGAGCTTCAGAAAGAACTTATTGATGATGCATACAtaataactttattaataaCCAAAACAACTCTTTTGGATGCTGGATATTACACCTGTCAAGCTATTGACGGAGAAATACAACAGTGTAAAAGTATTTACATAAGCGTGAAAGATGAACCACCTAATGTGAAAATTCTTCCAATGAGCGCTACTATAGAAAAAGGTAACAACATACAACTTATGTGCATAACGGCTCCCAACAAAGAAAGCTTGGAAATAGGCTTTGGTTGGACTAAAAATCGCGCATTACTTAAACTTGAACCGGGGCATCAAGTGTGGGAAGACCTCTATCCAGCTGGAagtattctaaaaattatgaacgCTCAG AAATCAGCAATATACACGTGCAATGTCGCTCATCGCTCAATGTCTGTAAGGATAGACGTAATTAATCGGACACTTGTTCCAATTTGTACAAAAGAAACTGCTTGGGGAATGCGATGGCTAGACACTGGGCCTGGCTCAGCAGCTCTTTTAGAGTGTCCTAGACACTTTATAGGTGAAAAAGTATCGAGATTATGTGCAATGAAGGATGCTACCACGCCGATGTGGCAAACTCCGGATTTTTCTCAATGCTTGTATCAACCCCTTATATATCCATACAATCAG TTTCGCAGTTTAACTTTGGGTTATCAAAATACTAGTACTCATAATACTATTATCAGcatatggaaaatttttaattcacgGGAGCTGGCTTTGTATCCTGGAGAGGGTGATGGCATTGTAAATATTCTGGCTGAAATCGAGCATTACTCTATGAATAAGAAGCAAATCACAAATATGCATGAATCAGCAGAGACATTTATGCACATAATAAACCGAATACttgttaatgaaaattctATTCTTCGTCGCCAATTACTGATGCAGCAACTTATTCAGCGCAATGTACAAAATTGGGCAAAGAAAACAACACAGCCAACACATTTAGCTTTATCTTCAATGGTGATAGACATTCAGCCGTTCTACGTCGTTACCGTTCTTTCAACTTTAATAATAGAAACAAAGTTCCTCTTACAAATTCCTACAGAAGACTATAC ATATCCATATTGGTACAATGATAAAGTAgaaattagaataataaaacaaagcCGAGGAAGACGAAGTGAGGAGTCTAAATTATTCACCAATCAAACATCTCTACTAAATGGAGCAGTTATTCTTTACAGAAATATTACTAGTTTTTTACCAAATGCATTCGTTAAAGAATTAGA ggATGGTACTGATCTCGAGTATCATTTTAATTCGCGAGTTATAAGTGTTACAATTGTCGGACAAGAATCatcaaacaaaaaacaaaatattgatATATCAACATCTAAAGTAGAGATTGTCCTTACACTGGGGCATTTGCAACAAAACCAATCACTATTAAAGCGATGGAACGTATCTTGTGGCGTTGAAGACTTATCAACTGGTTCTTGGGATCTAGATTCTTGCATTACTCTGATAGCTAGCAATGATCAGGCTGAAACTCAGTGCATATGTTCAAATCCAGGAACATTTGCAGTTTTTCTTACAACACGTGCTGTCAAA GTAGTTGATGCAAAAAGTAAACCGTCGACGTTCATAGTATTGTTGGGATGCAGCAGTTGTTTACTTCAGTGCACTATgtcttcaattattttaagcGTTATACTTTGGAAACGGCCTACATGGTTGAATTTTCTGAAATTACAAACTTCGAGCGCCCTTATTGGTGCAATGTCTATCTTTGTATATGCAACTTGCAATACTGTACCAGAA atagaATTTGCAAGAACTGCTGTGACTTTAGAAGCCTTTTTACTGATAGGAATGGCTGCTCCGATATCACAAGCTTTGATTGTCTATGCTGATATTACGTATAACCGTCGTCGACAATTAAGCCGACATTTTCAACCGACAGTTATTGGAGTTATCACGGGTTTACCTATTTTGTGTATTTTGACCACGGAGCTGACTCACAATACTAGCACAGGCAGACGACATGAATCGTGGTGGTTGATTTTTGGTGGTGGAGTGTATAGTATTTTTGTTAGTTGTGTTGCAACAATGCTTCTGATATTCATGTTACTTTACACCGGAGTTTTACATCGTGCTCACGTGTTGACTGAAAATGTGGAAAATGTCAGTGGTGGCGGTGGAATTGTCgtcatgaaaaataaatttcttcaacAGAGAGTCAGGATAATTCATCACGCTGCAATAATAATATGTAATCTTATTCTTGTGGAAGTAGCTTCTATGTTTTACATCAATTACACAActgaattttatcattatcttTTCGCATCTGTATCAGCGTttttt gGTTTTGGAATGTTAATTTTGAATATCGGAAGTTCAGAGGTTGAATTGCTGGCTCCAATTTTCCAACAAGTTATATGTCggaaaaatgatgaaaaagaaATGACAACTACTACAACGATGATAACTTTTTCAGATACTGTCAAAG ttcatacTAAAATTCCGGTCGAAAGTGCTGAAAGTATTCCGGTAGCGTCAGTTTCTACTGGAGCAGGTGTCTTTCGTTTACCACCAACAACATACATGAGAACACGAGGAGTAGTAACTGCTGGCAATGTACAACATGCAAATGAAATGAATGATGAACAATTCTCCAACAATCTTGGACATCCGGCATCATCAACAATTCGCCGTGATATCTTTCTTCCTGAAATTCGAGTAAATTATTCGGATAACATAAACCTTGAAACTTACAGTACGAGCCCTCGTAAATATCAAGAATCTCTCACAAATACATTTCATAGTATTCCATCGTCAATGCCGCCGCCACCGCCAGAATTTTATCATACTGATTCATCATACAACCGGGAAAATGATAATAGTACAAGTTTTAGCGGTGATCAATTAGTTACTGCAGGCGATAGTATTGATCGCCGTCGAAGTAACCCTCAGCAAGCCGATCGCTCGTCAGAGTGCATAGCCAAAGTTTTGTGCAATGCGGATATCGAGTCGAGAATAAACATGACAATGATGATGCCAGATGTTACGTTAGCGGCTGCAACAACAGCAACATCGTCTTCCGTCGACAACTTAGTTGAAGAAAAATGTGTAGATGAATATACCGTAAATGTTCCTGACATAGCCAGCACTAGTGAACAGCAACAACAAAAACGTATACGATCCACCAGTATTATAGAAGAAGAAAACCCGGAGATAACAATTACCGATTGTGATAACACCGCATCAAACACTATTACAGGAGTAGGTATGCTTGATCGGATATCACACGATCTGGATTACTTATTGAATCGATGA